The proteins below come from a single Alnus glutinosa chromosome 9, dhAlnGlut1.1, whole genome shotgun sequence genomic window:
- the LOC133878483 gene encoding laccase-17-like: MGVFLLSSPAFPGVFLFTLINLCLIPELAVAGITRHYKFDVNFQNVTRLCHTKSIVTVNGQFPGPRIVAREGDHLLIKVVNHVQNNISIHWHGIRQLRSGWADGPAYVTQCPIQTGNSYVYNFTIVGQRGTLFWHAHISWLRATLYGPLIILPKQGVPYPFAKPYKEVPIIFGEWWNTDPEAVITQALQTGGGPNVSDAYTINGLPGPLYNCSAKDTFRLKVRPGKTYLLRLINAALNDELFFSIANHTLTVVEADAIYIKPFETDTVVITPGQTTNVLLKTKNHIPNATFFMSARPYVTGLGTFDNSTVAGILEYQYSSSIKKLPLFKPVLPPLNDTSFVTNFTAKLRSLASAQFPANVPQKVDKRFFFTIGLGTSPCHKNQTCQGPNGTMFAASMNNVSFAVPTTALLQAHFFGQSNGVYQPDFPTSPIFPFNYTGNPPNNTMVGNGTKLVVLPFNTSVELVMQDTSILGAESHPFHLHGFNFFVVGQGFGNFDPNKDPANFNLVDPIERNTMGVPSGGWAAIRFLADNPGVWFMHCHLEIHTSWGLKMAWLVLDGKLPNQKLLPPPADLPKC; encoded by the exons ATGggtgtttttcttctttcttctccagCATTTCCGGGAGTCTTTCTGTTCACATTGATTAATCTGTGTCTCATTCCTGAGCTCGCAGTTGCAGGCATTACCAGGCACTACAAGTTTGAT GTCAACTTCCAGAATGTGACACGACTGTGCCACACGAAGAGCATTGTCACTGTAAACGGGCAGTTTCCTGGGCCTCGCATAGTAGCTAGAGAGGGTGACCACCTTCTAATCAAAGTGGTCAACCATGTCCAGAACAACATCTCCATCCATTG GCATGGCATTCGACAGCTTCGATCAGGGTGGGCTGATGGGCCAGCATATGTGACTCAATGTCCCATTCAAACTGGCAACAGCTATGTGTACAACTTCACCATCGTCGGGCAGAGAGGCACTCTCTTCTGGCATGCCCATATATCATGGCTGAGAGCAACTCTCTATGGTCCTCTTATCATTCTTCCCAAGCAAGGCGTTCCCTACCCATTTGCCAAACCCTACAAGGAAGTTCCCATAATCTTCG GGGAGTGGTGGAATACAGATCCCGAGGCAGTCATTACCCAAGCCCTACAAACAGGAGGAGGACCAAATGTCTCTGATGCCTACACTATCAATGGACTTCCAGGGCCCCTCTATAACTGTTCCGCCAAAG ATACGTTCAGGCTGAAGGTGAGGCCCGGAAAGACTTACCTTCTCCGTCTAATCAACGCTGCACTCAATGACGAGCTGTTTTTCAGCATTGCAAACCACACTCTTACTGTTGTTGAAGCCGATGCTATTTATATTAAACCCTTTGAGACCGACACGGTTGTCATAACCCCCGGACAGACCACAAATGTTCTTCTGAAGACCAAAAACCACATCCCAAATGCCACGTTCTTCATGTCTGCTAGACCATACGTGACTGGCCTAGGCACTTTCGACAATTCCACTGTTGCTGGCATCTTAGAATATCAGTACTCTTCATCCATTAAAAAGCTTCCACTCTTCAAGCCGGTTCTCCCCCCTCTCAACGACACTTCCTTCGTCACAAATTTCACGGCCAAACTCCGTAGCTTAGCAAGTGCTCAATTCCCAGCAAATGTCCCCCAGAAGGTTGACAAGCGCTTTTTCTTCACAATAGGCCTTGGAACAAGCCCCTGCCACAAAAACCAAACCTGCCAGGGGCCTAACGGAACAATGTTTGCAGCTTCTATGAATAACGTATCTTTTGCAGTCCCGACCACTGCCCTCCTCCAAGCCCATTTCTTTGGGCAATCAAATGGAGTTTATCAGCCTGACTTCCCGACCAGTCCGATATTTCCTTTTAACTACACCGGCAACCCGCCTAACAACACGATGGTCGGAAATGGGACAAAGCTAGTGGTTCTGCCTTTTAACACTAGTGTGGAGCTTGTCATGCAGGACACAAGCATTCTTGGCGCCGAGAGCCACCCTTTTCATCTGCATGGCTTTAATTTCTTTGTCGTTGGCCAAGGTTTTGGGAACTTTGATCCCAATAAGGACCCAGCAAACTTCAATCTTGTTGACCCTATTGAAAGAAACACAATGGGTGTGCCTTCAGGTGGTTGGGCTGCCATCCGGTTTCTAGCAGATAACCCAG GGGTATGGTTCATGCATTGCCACCTGGAGATCCACACGAGCTGGGGTTTGAAGATGGCTTGGTTAGTCTTAGATGGAAAGCTCCCAAATCAGAAGTTGCTTCCTCCACCAGCAGATCTTCCCAAGTGTTGa